The genomic segment GTGTCTGACGCGCCTGCTCGCTCCGTCGTCTGAAGTGGAGACCGAGGGTGAAGAGCCGGTGGCATCGGACCTGTCCATCGCCGGGCCGAGGCCGAGCGGGAGCAGAAACGTCGTCGGGGAGGCAGGACGGGGCGACTCCGAGAGAACACGCATGGCGACAACCGGGGAAGCCTTGTGAGGGGGAAGGACGAATAGAGCGAATGAGCGCGTCGTGTTGGTCCGGCTCATCTTCGGTTATCGGACGCAGGCGAAGAATCTTAAACGTCCCGCGAAGAGAGGCACGCCCCCGGCAACGGGACCGTGGAGTAGGGGACGGGGATATTTTCGCAGGTGCTCACAGTGACGGTGCGCCGGCCCTGTCCGTGTTGCTGCGACACAGAGAGGTAGCCCGGCCCGACGGCCCGGAACAACACAAAAAAGCACAGCCCCCGGCATCGGGCCGGAGGCTGTGCGCATGAGTGCTAGTTTTTCGAAGCTACGCCGAGAACGTCGTCAAGCGAGCTTCTGCTTGACTCGCCCCTGAACCGATTACTGGAGGAGCGAGAGCACGCTCTGGCCCGCCGCGTTGGCCTGCGCCAACTGCGCGGTCCCGGACTGCTGCTGCACCTGCAGCTTCGCCACCTGCGTCTGCTCCTTCGCAAAGTCCGCGTCTTCGATCCGGCTCTGCGCCGCGTTTAGGTTCGTCCGGCTCGTCTCCAGGTTCGACTCCTTGAACGACAGCCGGTTCTGGCTCGCGCCCAGGTCACTGAGCTGGGTCGTCAGGTCGTTGATCGCCGCCTTCGTGTCCTCGACGATCGCCCGGGCTGCTCCCGCCGAGCCCCCCTCCAGGCGATCCCCGATGTTGTTGTTGTCGTTGACCGACACCTCAAAGGTCTTCTCTTCTCCCTCTCTGATATCGCCAGCCGTAAACGACACACTACTTGCCTCGAACGAAATCGTGTTTGTGCCTGTCCCCGACTCAAGCGTGATCGTTGGCGGCGACGCGGTGGACAGGTCCGCCGTCTTGGTGGTGTTGGCGGTCTCGAACGTCAACACGTTGTCGTCGCCGCTGCTGTCACCGTCGTTGGTGTCTGTCACCTTCACCTCAAAGGTGCCCCCCTCAAGGCCGCCGGCCAGCTCCGTTGCCGTGCCCCCGTCGGAGGTAGACGTGGTCGCCGTGCTTGCCGCTATGTCCCCGGCCGAGAGACCGAGCTTGCTGTCGCTGAAGTCACTGGAGATCACGTTCTGCCCGTCTGCAATGCTGGGATTGACATTTCCGTCAATCCCCCGGTCCTCCGCGGTCGAGTTCCCGATGTTGACGTCAAAGGTCGAGTCCGCCTCCGCCCCGGTCTGGAACGTCAGGC from the Salinibacter grassmerensis genome contains:
- a CDS encoding flagellin, encoding MSSFSQINTNIQSQQAFQNLSDTSEELSTRRERLTTGLRINSASDDAAGFEIANRLEAKTGAQQQSLRNIGDAKSALSTAEGALDSQLDILQTAREKATQAANGSLSQNERDAIGNELQSLVSEVNDIADNATFNGDQLIKGGSAGADGNSVGLTFQTGAEADSTFDVNIGNSTAEDRGIDGNVNPSIADGQNVISSDFSDSKLGLSAGDIAASTATTSTSDGGTATELAGGLEGGTFEVKVTDTNDGDSSGDDNVLTFETANTTKTADLSTASPPTITLESGTGTNTISFEASSVSFTAGDIREGEEKTFEVSVNDNNNIGDRLEGGSAGAARAIVEDTKAAINDLTTQLSDLGASQNRLSFKESNLETSRTNLNAAQSRIEDADFAKEQTQVAKLQVQQQSGTAQLAQANAAGQSVLSLLQ